A window of Natrinema salifodinae contains these coding sequences:
- a CDS encoding YkgJ family cysteine cluster protein: MEVNCDGCAGCCMDWRPLLEDGVGSDARDGDPSDQATQRGERRRDPFGGGDEADHEKRPSREPLDDDATFVPLTRDEVRAFLDAGMADALTPRFWRARDENEGVEVDGYTLAAVASRPAFFVGLRKPPKPVAPFGREEPAWLPACVFLDPTTLQCRIHDGDLYPDECGAYPEYNLALDRETECERVEAAFGGDRLVDDDHGDLDGLLLGSQAIGAKLFCHPRPAELEGIVERAATGALTRRDRAETLAIAVASSPGTLAISERHYERGRERALEGANGEGEGEESGESSGDESWVGPAIREWHRRYRESDGTVPSPAVADAVETDRGAPDTPGWDALE, encoded by the coding sequence ATGGAGGTGAACTGCGACGGCTGTGCGGGCTGTTGTATGGACTGGCGACCGTTGCTCGAGGACGGCGTCGGAAGCGATGCGCGCGACGGCGATCCCAGTGACCAGGCGACCCAGCGAGGCGAGCGACGGCGCGATCCCTTCGGGGGCGGGGACGAAGCCGATCACGAGAAACGGCCGTCGCGGGAGCCGCTGGACGACGACGCCACCTTCGTTCCGCTGACCCGCGACGAAGTGCGGGCGTTCCTCGACGCCGGGATGGCCGACGCCCTGACTCCGCGGTTCTGGCGCGCCCGCGACGAGAACGAGGGCGTCGAGGTGGACGGCTACACCCTCGCCGCCGTCGCGAGCCGGCCCGCCTTCTTCGTCGGCCTCCGGAAACCGCCCAAGCCGGTCGCCCCCTTCGGCCGCGAGGAGCCGGCCTGGCTCCCGGCCTGCGTCTTCCTCGATCCGACGACGCTGCAGTGTCGGATCCACGACGGTGATCTCTACCCCGACGAGTGCGGGGCCTACCCCGAGTACAACCTCGCGCTCGACCGCGAGACCGAGTGCGAGCGCGTCGAGGCGGCCTTCGGCGGCGACCGCCTGGTCGACGACGATCACGGCGATCTCGACGGCCTGCTGTTAGGTTCCCAGGCGATCGGGGCGAAGCTCTTCTGTCACCCGCGGCCGGCCGAGCTCGAGGGGATCGTCGAACGAGCCGCGACGGGCGCGCTCACCCGACGGGACCGCGCCGAGACCCTCGCGATCGCCGTGGCCTCGAGCCCGGGGACGCTCGCGATCTCCGAGCGCCACTACGAGCGGGGCAGAGAGCGGGCGCTCGAGGGGGCGAACGGCGAGGGAGAGGGAGAGGAATCGGGCGAATCGAGCGGCGACGAGTCCTGGGTCGGCCCGGCGATCCGCGAATGGCACCGCCGCTATCGCGAGAGCGACGGGACCGTCCCGTCGCCGGCCGTCGCCGACGCCGTTGAGACCGACCGCGGCGCGCCCGACACGCCGGGGTGGGACGCGCTCGAGTAA
- a CDS encoding DUF5786 family protein, with protein MSMGAYDEDEHERREQQASKVDTDFDDERTIYHGKVEYDAGESAEELLDQFEQIKSD; from the coding sequence ATGTCAATGGGTGCCTATGACGAAGACGAGCACGAGCGCCGCGAACAGCAGGCCTCGAAGGTGGACACGGACTTCGATGACGAGCGGACGATCTACCACGGGAAGGTAGAGTACGACGCCGGCGAATCCGCCGAGGAGCTGTTAGACCAGTTCGAACAGATCAAGTCGGACTGA
- a CDS encoding DUF5784 family protein, protein MARPLRFRYSPASWSDGRVKHEILQPLQSNIGARAASPWFKSGGDWQTHRFEMDNGDVALFARNDQEAYWMGNTETPSALWKTDKFGWREVPYHVSRWAQRELTATLHEEDPWLADYPHLSWFFLPVFMSKDGRDSTRAFFREHAAGFPDAGRRETTRFFEDFLQTGVLDEYRHVMSGKLGTSDHVDRVRMSAAMAEFIAAKVLTDAGYDVVPEIEVTTGHSLDFRAENGDANALVEVTRPQPPANRAAAGPVAAVRDTAETKTNGQLAEHGGGAVLFVDCSSFRDDSWAAVRGERPNLRHRPAVVYRTRPNGHVEGYRKGAVPLELGDAIEFID, encoded by the coding sequence GTGGCACGGCCGCTTCGCTTTCGGTACTCGCCCGCGTCGTGGAGCGACGGGCGCGTGAAACACGAAATTCTCCAGCCCCTGCAGTCGAACATCGGGGCCCGCGCCGCCTCGCCGTGGTTCAAGAGCGGCGGCGACTGGCAGACACACCGCTTCGAGATGGACAACGGCGACGTCGCCCTCTTCGCGCGAAACGATCAGGAGGCCTATTGGATGGGCAACACGGAGACGCCCTCCGCGCTGTGGAAGACGGACAAGTTCGGCTGGCGGGAGGTCCCCTACCACGTCTCGCGGTGGGCCCAACGAGAACTGACCGCGACGCTGCACGAGGAAGACCCCTGGCTCGCCGACTATCCGCACCTCTCGTGGTTCTTCCTGCCGGTGTTCATGTCCAAGGACGGCCGCGACTCGACCCGCGCCTTCTTCCGCGAACACGCCGCCGGCTTCCCCGACGCCGGTCGCCGGGAGACGACCCGATTTTTCGAAGACTTTCTGCAAACCGGCGTGCTCGACGAGTATCGCCACGTCATGTCGGGCAAGCTCGGCACCAGCGATCACGTCGACCGCGTCCGGATGAGCGCCGCGATGGCCGAGTTCATCGCCGCGAAGGTCCTCACCGACGCCGGCTACGACGTCGTCCCGGAGATCGAGGTGACGACGGGACACTCGCTCGACTTCCGGGCCGAAAACGGCGACGCGAACGCCCTCGTCGAAGTCACGCGCCCGCAGCCGCCGGCCAACCGCGCAGCCGCCGGCCCCGTGGCCGCCGTCCGCGATACCGCCGAGACCAAGACCAACGGCCAGTTGGCCGAACACGGCGGCGGCGCGGTGCTGTTCGTCGACTGCTCGAGTTTCCGCGACGACTCGTGGGCAGCGGTCCGCGGCGAACGGCCAAACCTGCGACACCGCCCCGCCGTCGTCTATCGCACCAGGCCAAACGGCCACGTCGAGGGCTACCGCAAGGGCGCGGTGCCCCTCGAGTTAGGCGACGCGATCGAGTTCATCGACTGA
- a CDS encoding DUF5789 family protein: MQLNGTGDAIDDHEYPATTEELIEEYGDRTIELPNGTETVGDVLARLGPETFEAPEDARFAVYTAVSNKAVGRVGYSDRDPAPVGSPYTPDAVSF; the protein is encoded by the coding sequence ATGCAGCTGAACGGCACCGGCGACGCCATCGACGACCACGAGTACCCCGCCACGACCGAGGAACTGATCGAGGAATACGGGGACCGGACCATCGAGCTCCCCAACGGTACCGAGACGGTCGGCGACGTACTCGCCCGCCTCGGACCCGAGACCTTCGAAGCTCCCGAGGACGCGCGCTTCGCCGTTTACACTGCCGTGAGCAACAAGGCCGTCGGCCGCGTCGGCTACAGCGACCGCGACCCGGCACCGGTCGGCAGCCCCTACACGCCCGACGCGGTCTCGTTCTGA
- a CDS encoding PHP domain-containing protein encodes MPYADLHVHTTRSDGSLDLESVPEAARRNGVDVVAVTDHDRRQPFDGPVVERDGVTLVHGIELRVETDGGQRLDLLGYGLEPSAELEAILEDIQANRIERGQAIVDCVESRLGIELDVTIDGGFGRPHIARAIEAHPEIEYDYQGAFDHLIGSDCPCYVPREVPSFERGRAALAESCRLVSLAHPLRYRDPESALAVAAELDAVELHYPYGREVDREPVERAIERHELLATGGSDAHDEQLGIAGLSREAYERLDLPT; translated from the coding sequence ATGCCCTACGCGGACCTACACGTCCACACGACGCGCTCGGACGGGAGCCTCGACCTCGAGTCGGTCCCCGAGGCCGCCCGCCGCAACGGCGTCGACGTCGTCGCCGTGACGGATCACGATCGACGGCAGCCGTTCGACGGCCCGGTCGTCGAACGCGACGGCGTGACGCTCGTTCACGGGATCGAACTGCGCGTCGAGACGGACGGCGGCCAGCGACTCGACTTGCTCGGCTACGGGCTGGAACCGAGCGCAGAACTCGAAGCCATCCTCGAGGACATCCAGGCGAACCGCATCGAGCGCGGCCAGGCGATCGTCGACTGCGTGGAGAGCCGGCTGGGGATCGAACTGGACGTGACGATCGACGGCGGCTTCGGCCGCCCCCACATCGCGCGGGCGATCGAGGCCCACCCCGAGATCGAGTACGACTATCAGGGCGCGTTCGATCACCTCATCGGCTCCGACTGTCCGTGTTACGTGCCCCGGGAAGTCCCGTCGTTCGAGCGGGGACGGGCGGCCCTGGCCGAATCGTGTCGGCTCGTCTCGCTGGCGCACCCGCTGCGATATCGCGATCCCGAGAGCGCGCTCGCCGTCGCGGCCGAACTCGACGCCGTCGAACTGCACTACCCCTACGGGCGCGAGGTCGACCGCGAGCCCGTCGAGCGGGCGATCGAGCGCCATGAACTGCTCGCGACGGGGGGAAGCGACGCCCACGACGAGCAACTCGGCATCGCCGGACTCTCGCGAGAAGCGTACGAACGGCTCGACCTCCCGACCTGA
- a CDS encoding DUF6757 family protein: MNCHYCDREAAFAAESDGLKVGLCEEHFRERLQELAEADGLENLKEKVDVDRAE; encoded by the coding sequence ATGAACTGCCACTACTGTGACCGCGAGGCCGCGTTCGCAGCCGAGTCCGACGGACTCAAAGTCGGCCTCTGCGAGGAACACTTCCGCGAGCGGTTACAGGAGCTCGCCGAAGCCGACGGACTCGAGAATTTAAAAGAGAAAGTCGACGTCGATCGCGCCGAGTAA
- a CDS encoding 4Fe-4S dicluster domain-containing protein: MAIDPQFHENRDQVDEHEGHAVWGPVDEPEQLGIHGTHVAVDFDICLADGACVEDCPVDVFEWVDTPGHPESEEKADPANESQCIDCMLCVDVCPVDAIDVDAGRSA; the protein is encoded by the coding sequence ATGGCCATCGATCCACAGTTCCACGAGAACCGCGACCAGGTCGACGAGCACGAGGGCCACGCCGTCTGGGGACCGGTCGACGAACCCGAACAGCTCGGCATCCACGGAACCCACGTCGCGGTCGACTTCGACATCTGCCTCGCGGACGGCGCCTGCGTCGAGGACTGTCCGGTCGACGTCTTCGAGTGGGTCGATACGCCTGGCCACCCCGAGAGCGAGGAGAAGGCAGATCCCGCCAACGAATCCCAGTGTATCGATTGTATGCTCTGTGTCGACGTCTGTCCGGTCGACGCGATCGACGTCGACGCCGGCCGATCGGCCTAA
- a CDS encoding TrmB family transcriptional regulator yields MPNVEEAVTSLEELGLTEYEARCFVALTRISKGTAKEVSQVADIPRSRVYDTIERLDRKGLVSVQQTEPREYKAVSVETACRRIREDYDSRINAAENALGNLETPDSKDDEGMWAITQPQHVTDRIVTFLDDAEDTVHYLVPATEVVDRKILAALESAADRGVRVYIEVASEADRDEFSDMGSNVDVVVSNDLNSTNEIYSEWPAQLLMVDQESIVATGIKESDLPDVVDQVAVWTYGHDHGFAVWIRELLDDRLEIRDEDRSTDE; encoded by the coding sequence ATGCCCAACGTCGAGGAAGCGGTCACCTCCCTCGAAGAACTGGGGTTGACGGAGTACGAGGCCCGTTGCTTCGTCGCGCTCACTCGTATCTCGAAGGGGACCGCCAAGGAAGTCAGCCAGGTCGCGGACATCCCTCGCTCGCGCGTGTACGACACCATCGAGCGGCTCGATCGGAAGGGCCTGGTCAGCGTCCAGCAGACCGAGCCACGGGAGTACAAGGCCGTATCGGTCGAAACGGCGTGTCGGCGCATCCGGGAGGACTACGATTCCCGGATCAACGCCGCCGAGAACGCGCTCGGAAACCTCGAGACGCCGGACTCGAAGGACGACGAGGGAATGTGGGCGATCACGCAGCCCCAGCACGTCACCGACCGCATCGTCACGTTCCTCGACGACGCTGAGGATACCGTTCACTACCTCGTTCCAGCGACCGAGGTCGTCGATCGGAAGATTCTCGCGGCTCTCGAATCGGCCGCCGACCGCGGCGTCAGGGTCTACATCGAAGTGGCATCGGAGGCCGATCGAGACGAGTTCTCCGACATGGGCTCGAACGTCGACGTCGTCGTCTCGAACGATCTCAATTCGACGAACGAAATCTACTCCGAGTGGCCGGCGCAGCTGCTCATGGTCGATCAGGAATCGATCGTCGCGACCGGTATCAAGGAGAGCGATCTCCCCGACGTAGTCGACCAGGTGGCGGTCTGGACCTACGGCCACGATCACGGGTTCGCCGTTTGGATCCGCGAACTGCTCGACGATCGGCTCGAGATTCGCGACGAGGACCGGTCGACGGACGAGTGA
- a CDS encoding MFS transporter, whose protein sequence is MLRWRYQETVLTMCTLAFLATMAARLVISPIVPRLTAEFGVSNSVIGVALTGMWMAYFLSQFPSGVFADKYGERRVILVAVGGTAVASAFLAIAPVFPVFVIGTIVLGAVAGLHYSVATSLLTRTYEEIGAAIGVHNSGGPIAGLVAPPIAAWVAVRYGWRAAIAIGAVVAVPIFVLFARSVRPIDPQRPDQAIADRLELGPLVDLLSRPEIAFTVVLAVLGDFVWQAVSSFLPAFLVAYRGQPETTASLVFGGYFIVQGITQVGVGAASDRYGRQVVTAVCMAFSVAGFALLIAVPGPVAVVAAVLLLGIGLGWGAALLPRFMDHLSATERSAGFGLVRTVYGVLGALGSVVTGTLADLFGWAVSFGFLAALLGVVFAALVVNRAFSLGY, encoded by the coding sequence GCGGAGTTCGGCGTCTCGAACTCGGTGATCGGCGTCGCGCTGACGGGCATGTGGATGGCCTACTTCCTCTCGCAGTTCCCCAGCGGCGTCTTCGCCGACAAGTACGGCGAGCGCCGCGTCATCTTGGTCGCCGTCGGCGGCACGGCCGTCGCGAGCGCATTCCTCGCGATCGCGCCCGTCTTCCCCGTCTTCGTGATCGGAACGATCGTCCTCGGGGCCGTCGCCGGCCTCCACTACAGCGTCGCAACCTCGCTGCTGACCCGGACCTACGAGGAGATCGGGGCCGCGATCGGCGTCCACAACAGCGGCGGTCCCATCGCCGGCCTGGTCGCGCCGCCGATCGCCGCCTGGGTCGCCGTCCGGTACGGCTGGCGGGCCGCGATCGCGATCGGGGCCGTCGTGGCCGTCCCGATCTTCGTCCTGTTCGCCAGGTCGGTCCGTCCGATCGATCCGCAGCGGCCGGACCAGGCGATCGCCGATCGGCTCGAACTCGGCCCGCTCGTTGACCTGCTCTCGCGGCCGGAGATTGCCTTCACCGTGGTCCTCGCCGTGCTGGGGGACTTCGTCTGGCAGGCGGTCTCGTCGTTCCTGCCGGCCTTTCTGGTCGCCTATCGGGGCCAGCCCGAGACGACGGCGAGTCTCGTCTTCGGAGGCTACTTCATCGTCCAGGGGATCACGCAGGTCGGAGTCGGCGCGGCCTCCGACCGCTACGGCCGCCAGGTCGTCACGGCGGTCTGTATGGCCTTCTCGGTCGCCGGCTTCGCGCTATTGATCGCCGTCCCCGGCCCCGTCGCGGTCGTCGCCGCGGTCCTGCTCCTCGGAATCGGGCTCGGCTGGGGAGCGGCGCTGCTCCCTCGCTTCATGGACCACCTCTCCGCGACCGAGCGCAGCGCGGGCTTCGGCCTGGTCCGGACGGTCTACGGGGTCCTCGGCGCGCTGGGATCGGTCGTCACCGGTACCCTGGCGGATCTCTTCGGCTGGGCCGTCTCCTTCGGCTTTCTCGCCGCGTTGCTCGGGGTCGTCTTCGCCGCCCTCGTCGTCAATCGCGCATTCTCGTTGGGATACTGA